A genomic stretch from Algoriphagus halophilus includes:
- a CDS encoding PP2C family protein-serine/threonine phosphatase: MSAKELVSFKEFEDLLIKATNTANEGITISSMDQPDRPLVFVNDGFERLTGYSKKDVIGKNCRFLQGKDTDEAPVEAIRQAIKNGERTTVELLNYKKDGTPFWNRLSITPLKDKNGVTTHYVGVQSDITELRETQKNLKAANKDLALFQDRINFELEEARRVQNFILPSALPETEKIRFSSVFEPMDQIGGDFYDVIEIEKGVYGILIADVTGHGIQAALLTFMTSFAFKNAALQTSSTAKVVSATNEKLYDKMPRGSFITMFYAVYNSNDKSLTYTQAGHPEGYLLRPSSKSVIPLTSESPLVGAFSGDSVNYRESKIRLEVGDKIILYTDAILEVWNSDHVMLSKDDFISFLIENSNQPIHDLLGRIKSFGLNYSGQKSFKDDFTMLGFEILE; this comes from the coding sequence ATGAGCGCTAAAGAACTAGTTTCATTTAAGGAATTTGAAGATTTGTTGATTAAAGCAACAAATACGGCAAATGAAGGAATTACTATTAGCTCCATGGACCAACCTGACAGACCTCTTGTTTTTGTAAATGATGGTTTTGAACGATTGACAGGATACTCAAAGAAGGACGTTATTGGGAAGAATTGCCGATTCCTTCAAGGTAAGGATACAGATGAAGCACCAGTAGAAGCCATTCGACAAGCAATCAAAAATGGAGAACGGACTACCGTAGAATTACTCAACTACAAGAAGGATGGAACACCTTTTTGGAACAGGTTATCCATTACTCCACTCAAAGATAAAAATGGCGTAACGACCCATTATGTAGGTGTACAATCAGATATTACTGAATTAAGGGAAACACAAAAAAATCTTAAGGCAGCAAATAAGGATTTAGCCCTATTTCAGGATAGAATCAACTTTGAATTGGAAGAGGCTAGGAGAGTTCAGAATTTCATTCTTCCATCGGCATTACCTGAAACTGAAAAAATCAGATTTTCCTCAGTTTTTGAACCAATGGATCAAATTGGCGGAGACTTTTATGATGTGATTGAGATTGAGAAAGGAGTCTATGGAATTTTAATTGCTGATGTAACTGGGCATGGGATACAGGCAGCATTATTAACTTTTATGACCTCATTTGCTTTTAAAAATGCAGCCCTGCAAACTAGCTCAACAGCCAAAGTAGTCTCAGCAACAAATGAAAAGCTGTACGATAAAATGCCTAGAGGGTCTTTTATTACGATGTTTTATGCGGTCTATAATTCAAATGACAAATCTCTTACATATACCCAAGCGGGACATCCAGAAGGATATTTGCTTAGACCCAGCTCAAAGTCAGTGATTCCATTGACTTCTGAAAGTCCTCTTGTAGGTGCTTTTAGCGGTGATTCAGTAAACTATAGAGAATCAAAAATTCGGCTGGAAGTCGGGGACAAAATTATTTTATATACGGATGCGATTCTTGAGGTATGGAATAGTGATCATGTCATGTTGAGCAAGGATGATTTCATTTCATTTTTAATTGAAAATTCGAATCAACCAATACATGATCTTTTGGGAAGAATTAAATCCTTTGGTCTTAACTACAGCGGCCAGAAATCTTTTAAAGACGATTTCACCATGTTAGGATTTGAAATCCTTGAATAG
- a CDS encoding amidohydrolase family protein, translating to MNYSILLIFLLVSISSGYSQSIQSDTTIYDVVFRENNAGSYKKWQTTDRSFGYYYTYTDRGRGPKYKEEISLNSENFIINQRIKGFNYLNVPIDESFSSKESTGLSKNMMGTTQGNFNGDQLYFRYDGSPATYEVLAQLILKSETGQVDLYPQGTTELIKKIPFTLSNGTSVELLVIKGLELDPTYIWMMGDKMVCMISGNLHIIRQDLSGMRLEMKAIQDNIEDESLKEVAQNLTHKLDQAVIQNVNVFTRAGTLLSNQDVIVEAGKIKAILKTGGEAIEQGVTIIDGTGKTLLPGMFDMHTHNDKFRGIMHLAGGVTSVRDLANNKQLKSLAAQFERNEIIGPNIVIYSGIIDGPGPFANQRNVIENLEEGLAEIQGYKDLGYQQIKLYSSIKPEWVLPLADKAHQLGMRVSGHIPAYMTATQAINQGYNEIQHINMLFLNFLSDTIDTRTPLRFTMPAQYGADLDLQSQEYHDFIKLLTSKNILVDPTVAIFENMFVSQLGELSPTYQAIANRFPIIEQRSFYSGGIPKAGAQVSRYKESFEKMLAVVADLFRQGVAIVPGTDGLPGFLYHRELELYVKAGIPAFEVLKMATIKSAEITGLADKVGAIEVGKQADLILIDGNPLAEISDIRKIEWTMKGGNLYYSKELYSSLGVKCFN from the coding sequence ATGAACTATTCCATCTTACTGATTTTTCTGCTAGTCAGCATATCCTCAGGATACAGTCAATCAATTCAATCCGACACGACCATTTACGATGTGGTTTTTAGGGAAAACAATGCAGGTTCTTATAAAAAATGGCAAACTACTGATCGGAGTTTTGGATATTACTATACCTACACTGATAGAGGTCGAGGTCCTAAATACAAGGAAGAGATTTCCCTGAACAGTGAGAATTTTATAATAAATCAGCGTATAAAAGGTTTCAACTATTTAAATGTACCCATCGATGAAAGTTTCTCCAGTAAGGAATCAACTGGACTCAGTAAAAACATGATGGGCACTACTCAAGGCAACTTCAATGGGGATCAACTCTATTTTCGTTATGATGGCTCGCCTGCAACATATGAAGTACTGGCCCAACTGATATTGAAATCTGAAACAGGTCAGGTTGATCTCTATCCTCAAGGTACCACTGAACTAATTAAAAAAATTCCTTTTACCCTCTCCAATGGCACATCTGTAGAATTGTTGGTAATAAAAGGACTAGAACTTGACCCCACTTATATATGGATGATGGGTGACAAAATGGTTTGTATGATTTCGGGAAATCTACATATCATAAGACAAGATTTGAGTGGAATGCGCCTTGAGATGAAGGCAATACAAGACAATATTGAAGATGAAAGTCTCAAAGAGGTTGCTCAAAATCTAACCCATAAGTTGGATCAAGCGGTCATTCAAAATGTGAATGTGTTTACGCGAGCAGGCACATTACTTTCAAATCAAGATGTTATTGTTGAGGCGGGAAAAATAAAGGCTATTCTCAAAACTGGGGGCGAGGCAATCGAACAGGGGGTAACAATAATTGATGGAACAGGGAAAACCCTTTTGCCCGGCATGTTTGACATGCATACCCACAATGATAAATTCAGAGGCATCATGCACTTAGCCGGCGGAGTGACTTCTGTAAGGGATTTAGCCAACAACAAACAGTTGAAAAGCCTGGCAGCGCAATTCGAAAGGAATGAAATTATCGGTCCTAACATTGTCATATACTCGGGAATAATTGATGGTCCTGGGCCTTTTGCCAATCAAAGAAATGTCATCGAAAACTTAGAGGAAGGCTTAGCAGAGATTCAAGGCTACAAAGACTTAGGGTACCAGCAAATTAAATTGTACAGTTCCATAAAGCCGGAATGGGTGCTTCCTTTAGCAGATAAAGCCCATCAACTTGGAATGCGAGTCAGCGGTCATATACCTGCTTATATGACGGCAACTCAGGCAATAAATCAAGGTTATAATGAGATTCAGCACATCAATATGTTGTTTCTTAATTTTTTATCTGACACGATAGATACTCGAACACCTTTGCGATTCACCATGCCTGCCCAATATGGAGCAGATCTTGACCTTCAGTCGCAGGAATATCATGATTTTATAAAACTACTTACATCCAAAAATATTCTGGTAGACCCTACTGTAGCCATTTTTGAAAATATGTTCGTTTCTCAATTAGGTGAACTTAGTCCCACCTATCAAGCCATTGCAAATAGGTTTCCAATCATTGAACAGCGAAGTTTTTATTCAGGAGGGATTCCGAAAGCGGGAGCACAAGTATCCAGATACAAGGAGAGTTTTGAAAAGATGCTCGCAGTAGTTGCTGATTTATTTAGGCAAGGCGTAGCGATTGTTCCTGGAACAGATGGATTACCAGGCTTTTTATATCATAGAGAGCTCGAACTTTATGTGAAAGCTGGTATTCCAGCTTTTGAAGTATTGAAAATGGCGACTATTAAATCAGCCGAAATTACTGGTCTGGCAGATAAAGTAGGGGCTATTGAAGTTGGTAAACAGGCTGACCTTATTCTAATAGATGGAAATCCGCTAGCTGAGATTAGCGATATCCGAAAAATCGAATGGACTATGAAGGGTGGAAATCTATATTATAGCAAAGAGCTTTATAGCTCCTTAGGGGTGAAGTGTTTTAACTAG
- a CDS encoding dipeptidase, whose amino-acid sequence MPIKRRDFFKILTLGGVLSEQFLIGQTTGLNSVAAANPSSDLSKSMRLADSIDKVYDEAIVYDGLVIARNWNEASFEALQKSGYTGFNASLDTGNLANALKNLEDWQRRVKENPDRLMLATSAEDFIKAKKEKKVAVMLGFQNSSIIGDSIANLDTLYQAGTRWMQLTYNERNLIGDGCTERTNAGLSDYGIEVVERMNELGIIIDLSHCGSQTTNDGIKFSKNGASINHSMCEALHKDHPRAKTDAQIRAMADKGGVIGIICLGYMIGPNLGVNTTMETYVDHIEHAVKIGGIDHVGLASDFPIQGLQASGATRENWYVPRLTRFKSSYKVQWPPWIPELDTTDRYRNVASSLDKRGFSTGDIEKILGQNWLRYFRETLKT is encoded by the coding sequence ATGCCTATCAAACGGAGGGATTTTTTTAAGATTTTAACCCTGGGTGGAGTTTTGTCAGAACAATTTTTAATTGGACAGACCACTGGGTTAAATTCTGTTGCAGCTGCCAATCCATCATCTGACCTATCTAAATCGATGAGACTTGCTGACAGTATTGACAAAGTATATGACGAAGCAATTGTTTATGATGGATTGGTCATTGCCCGCAACTGGAATGAAGCTTCATTTGAGGCCCTTCAAAAATCCGGTTATACCGGTTTCAACGCCTCTTTAGATACAGGGAATTTAGCCAATGCGCTCAAAAACTTGGAGGATTGGCAACGTCGTGTCAAAGAAAACCCAGATCGATTGATGCTGGCCACCAGCGCAGAAGATTTCATTAAAGCAAAGAAAGAGAAAAAGGTAGCTGTCATGTTGGGTTTTCAGAATTCTTCCATCATTGGAGACTCCATTGCTAATTTAGATACCCTTTATCAAGCCGGAACTCGATGGATGCAATTAACCTACAACGAACGTAATTTAATCGGAGATGGCTGTACTGAGCGGACCAATGCAGGTCTATCCGATTATGGGATAGAGGTAGTAGAACGAATGAATGAGCTTGGGATTATAATAGATCTCTCGCATTGTGGTTCACAAACCACCAATGATGGCATTAAATTCAGTAAAAATGGAGCTTCAATCAACCATTCTATGTGCGAGGCATTACACAAAGATCATCCGCGTGCCAAAACAGATGCTCAAATTCGTGCTATGGCCGATAAAGGCGGGGTCATTGGGATTATTTGTTTAGGCTATATGATCGGACCGAATTTAGGCGTAAACACTACCATGGAGACTTATGTGGATCATATAGAGCATGCTGTAAAAATAGGGGGAATTGATCATGTGGGATTGGCTTCAGACTTCCCCATCCAAGGGTTACAGGCTTCTGGAGCAACACGCGAAAATTGGTATGTTCCACGCCTGACTCGATTCAAATCATCTTATAAAGTTCAATGGCCACCTTGGATTCCCGAACTGGATACGACAGACCGATATCGCAACGTGGCAAGTTCGTTAGATAAAAGAGGTTTTAGCACAGGAGATATTGAAAAAATTCTTGGGCAAAACTGGCTTCGCTATTTTCGGGAAACATTAAAGACTTGA
- a CDS encoding sialidase family protein, with protein MNWNHYKLILPFILFGLLASCKSPEDKPIVTLAEEGDQPAMSKDLDGNLGITYGNGKDIYFAFSSDEGNTFNTDKVGTLENMFLGMSCGPKLAMGTDYYSIVAPTKKGDLLAYRKAKGNGTWEGPFQVNDIKGSAGESLADITADTQGNLFATWIDTRSVMPEMDHSKGKTELEASKDKSIPKELSKEEIMAELGEMPEGGESIRQYPGEDGNMYWVVLDKDGKAIKAKDMESYRAFRAKNSKRKAPEGKIYIAKSTDGGKSWSNSQLVYASPDGSVCECCMPTIQADKDNQLYIMFRNNLKGSRDLHLAISKDHGNSFSSPIKLGQDTWQLNGCPMDGGGFRVINQDNIATVWQRDGQIFIAQPEEQEIKIGTGRSPSIDAGNKGDYITWSEGENIMFLGPNSTSAQVLAKGAYSKTISTDQGDAMLIVWTAEGKIKLKKVS; from the coding sequence ATGAATTGGAATCACTACAAACTTATATTACCATTTATCCTATTCGGTCTATTGGCTTCTTGCAAGAGCCCAGAAGACAAACCCATTGTTACGTTAGCTGAAGAAGGAGATCAACCTGCTATGTCTAAAGATCTTGATGGAAATCTTGGAATCACTTATGGAAATGGAAAAGACATCTATTTTGCATTCTCTTCGGATGAGGGCAACACATTTAACACAGACAAAGTAGGGACCTTGGAAAATATGTTTCTTGGTATGTCATGTGGACCTAAGTTGGCGATGGGTACTGACTATTATTCAATTGTAGCTCCGACGAAAAAAGGAGATTTACTTGCCTACAGGAAAGCAAAGGGGAATGGTACTTGGGAAGGTCCCTTCCAAGTTAATGATATCAAGGGATCTGCGGGAGAAAGCCTTGCAGATATCACCGCAGATACTCAAGGAAATCTTTTTGCTACCTGGATAGACACTAGATCGGTTATGCCTGAAATGGATCACAGCAAAGGCAAAACAGAACTTGAAGCCTCCAAAGATAAAAGCATCCCAAAAGAGCTCAGTAAAGAAGAAATCATGGCTGAGCTAGGGGAAATGCCAGAAGGAGGAGAATCCATTAGACAATATCCTGGAGAAGATGGAAACATGTATTGGGTAGTTTTGGATAAGGATGGAAAAGCCATCAAAGCAAAAGACATGGAATCTTACCGGGCGTTTAGAGCCAAGAATTCCAAAAGAAAAGCACCGGAAGGGAAAATATATATAGCGAAATCAACAGATGGAGGAAAAAGCTGGAGTAATAGCCAATTGGTTTATGCCTCGCCCGATGGATCCGTTTGTGAATGTTGCATGCCCACTATTCAGGCGGATAAAGATAATCAATTGTATATCATGTTTCGCAATAACCTAAAGGGTTCAAGAGACTTACATTTAGCCATTTCAAAAGATCATGGAAATAGCTTTAGCAGTCCAATAAAACTCGGTCAGGACACTTGGCAACTCAATGGCTGTCCCATGGACGGGGGAGGTTTTCGGGTGATCAACCAAGACAATATTGCGACAGTTTGGCAGCGTGATGGGCAGATTTTTATAGCACAACCAGAGGAACAAGAAATTAAGATTGGTACGGGTAGATCCCCTAGTATTGACGCAGGAAATAAAGGGGATTACATCACTTGGTCTGAAGGGGAAAACATCATGTTTCTTGGCCCTAATAGTACCAGTGCGCAAGTCCTGGCAAAGGGGGCCTACTCAAAAACCATCAGCACAGATCAAGGCGATGCCATGTTGATTGTTTGGACAGCAGAAGGGAAAATTAAGTTAAAGAAGGTTTCTTAA
- a CDS encoding sulfite exporter TauE/SafE family protein has protein sequence MFLAVLSEISTTSWILSFLAAFVIGMSKAGIKGIAIINVTFMAIAFETKQSTGIVLPLLVVADVFAVIYYNRHTQWSYIAKFLPWMILGIFLGSWVGMDLPEKAFKYGMVLLIFLILAIIIWWDQKKEKTVPTHWAFASGIGTLAGFTTMVGNLAGPISNIYFLAMRLPKNHFIGTAAWLFLIINVFKLPFHFFVWETISKETLLLDLKLIPGIILGFILGINIVKRINEAFFRKMILVLTALGAIIILFK, from the coding sequence ATGTTTCTAGCCGTCCTTTCTGAAATCAGTACCACTTCGTGGATTCTTAGTTTTTTAGCCGCTTTTGTAATTGGAATGTCCAAAGCCGGCATCAAAGGAATTGCCATTATCAATGTGACTTTTATGGCCATTGCCTTTGAAACAAAACAATCTACAGGGATTGTATTGCCACTTCTGGTTGTTGCGGATGTCTTTGCTGTCATCTATTACAATCGGCATACGCAATGGAGCTACATAGCCAAGTTCCTTCCTTGGATGATTTTAGGAATATTTCTGGGAAGCTGGGTGGGAATGGATCTCCCAGAGAAAGCCTTTAAATATGGAATGGTACTACTCATTTTCCTGATCTTGGCTATTATTATTTGGTGGGATCAAAAAAAAGAGAAAACAGTGCCTACCCACTGGGCTTTTGCCAGTGGAATTGGAACTTTAGCTGGATTTACAACGATGGTGGGAAATTTGGCTGGACCAATTTCCAATATCTATTTTCTAGCCATGAGACTGCCTAAAAATCACTTTATAGGTACTGCTGCCTGGTTGTTCCTGATTATTAATGTATTCAAATTACCTTTTCACTTTTTTGTCTGGGAAACCATTTCCAAAGAAACCCTGCTATTGGATCTAAAGTTGATTCCGGGCATTATACTGGGTTTTATTCTTGGAATCAACATTGTTAAAAGGATCAATGAGGCATTTTTTAGAAAAATGATCTTGGTATTGACTGCTTTAGGGGCAATAATCATCCTGTTTAAATAA
- a CDS encoding M28 family peptidase, protein MKNSLIFLFLITLLVNCKPAILDDQALLSYADMADADLIKRHIAVLSDDSLRGRLPGTPEYEEAMQYVIDQYQSLGIKPLGNKEGSSYLQPMTFRKSIIDESSSYLILNNQDTAKVGMDYFFLGNSSSPELEFEGELVIAGYGIDAAQFGYNDFENLEVKDKIVVIYNGGPDVLPATERAHFSNTNTKINTLSEKGALGIIFTTFPEGRGSFKGSYDRYSKGGIVSVKMPDGEFAGRSNYGNMKFGGYFDWEFIRKITANDVDLILEKYLQGEVTQPNNTIFLKGKIVNNFSEFESSNVVGVLEGAELKNEYVIHTAHLDHVGVGTPVNGDSIYNGAHDNASGISAMLEIARLYSELPSKPKRSVIFAAVTAEEMGLLGSLYLAENPVVPAESIIANVNTDMPTMVGPLVSVEPLGAEQSSIMKIVERSTSLLGLKIDEDHLPEEVRFVRSDNYSFVKAGIPALRMKFGIQTKDSPTGLDSAITHMMSQIYHKPSDELGASFNFEGAKTYVELQFMNSYLINTSETRPTWNEDSFFKRFER, encoded by the coding sequence ATGAAAAACTCCCTAATTTTTCTTTTCCTAATAACACTACTCGTTAATTGTAAACCTGCTATCCTAGATGACCAGGCATTGCTTTCTTATGCAGATATGGCGGATGCAGATCTGATCAAGAGACATATAGCAGTACTTTCCGACGATAGTTTAAGAGGGAGATTGCCAGGAACTCCTGAATATGAAGAAGCTATGCAATATGTGATTGATCAGTATCAATCTTTGGGTATCAAGCCGCTGGGAAATAAGGAGGGAAGTAGCTATTTACAACCTATGACTTTCAGGAAATCCATCATCGATGAAAGCTCCTCTTACCTTATCCTGAATAATCAGGATACTGCGAAAGTAGGAATGGATTACTTTTTCCTTGGAAACTCGAGTTCACCCGAACTAGAATTTGAAGGAGAATTGGTGATTGCTGGATATGGTATAGATGCTGCACAGTTTGGTTATAATGATTTTGAAAACCTAGAAGTAAAGGACAAAATTGTAGTCATTTATAACGGAGGGCCAGATGTATTGCCTGCCACAGAACGTGCACATTTTAGCAATACCAATACGAAGATTAATACCTTAAGTGAAAAGGGGGCATTAGGAATCATTTTTACCACTTTCCCAGAAGGGAGAGGTAGTTTTAAGGGAAGTTATGATCGCTATTCAAAAGGTGGTATTGTCAGTGTAAAAATGCCTGATGGTGAATTTGCCGGTCGATCCAACTATGGAAACATGAAATTCGGAGGTTATTTCGATTGGGAATTTATCCGAAAAATCACAGCTAATGATGTAGATCTTATTTTGGAAAAATACCTTCAAGGTGAAGTCACGCAGCCAAACAATACTATTTTCTTAAAAGGAAAAATTGTAAATAATTTTTCAGAATTTGAAAGTTCCAATGTTGTTGGAGTTTTGGAAGGAGCTGAATTAAAAAATGAATACGTCATTCATACGGCACATTTGGATCATGTAGGAGTGGGAACTCCTGTGAATGGTGATTCGATTTACAATGGAGCTCATGATAATGCGTCGGGGATCAGTGCTATGCTAGAGATTGCCCGGCTCTACAGCGAGTTACCTTCTAAACCTAAGCGTTCGGTCATCTTTGCTGCAGTAACCGCAGAAGAAATGGGCTTGTTGGGATCATTGTACCTGGCAGAAAATCCGGTAGTGCCTGCTGAAAGCATTATCGCCAATGTTAATACTGATATGCCGACAATGGTCGGTCCCTTGGTTTCCGTGGAACCTTTAGGAGCAGAGCAAAGCAGCATTATGAAAATAGTGGAGCGATCTACGAGTTTGCTAGGATTAAAAATCGATGAGGATCATTTGCCAGAGGAGGTTCGTTTCGTCAGAAGTGATAATTACAGTTTTGTAAAAGCAGGCATTCCAGCTTTAAGGATGAAATTCGGTATTCAGACGAAAGATTCTCCGACAGGATTGGACTCGGCAATCACCCATATGATGAGCCAGATTTATCATAAACCCTCTGACGAACTTGGAGCCAGCTTTAATTTCGAAGGGGCCAAAACTTATGTTGAACTTCAGTTTATGAATAGTTATCTGATTAATACCTCGGAAACCAGGCCAACTTGGAATGAGGATTCGTTTTTTAAGCGTTTTGAAAGGTAA
- a CDS encoding PVC-type heme-binding CxxCH protein, whose product MKQKFPISIQYLILAFCFLFSCKEDLVLEEFQIEPGFSLDRVAAEPLIKDPVDLEFNELGDALVLEMPGYPFEDQQSRILVLKDRNKDGVYDDRIVFIENLQLANSFMPYKKGVLVAAPPYLLFVRDENQDYIPEKVDTLMGGFSTGNLQHNYNALTFGLDNWIYAANGGNDGKPFWWGEPDSQLDLRGQDFRFNLETKTLERLGESSGGFGLAMDDFGRVFETHNLEHISQLVFPDRYKNGHQILKNHTLHNISNHEENGLARIFPIGEQESRVNHPEQSGYFSGACGITYYGGGSLGVEYENTIWVADVVLNLIHVDKIQSNGSAFIASRALENRDFLASSDRSFRPVNMNLGPDGSMYVVDMYRKVIEHPEWIPDEIEKTLDLEAGKDQGRIYKITKKDVNIPFDLDQFKSQKGLVKSLNHSNQWVRKTAHRLLIDQVLTDETIKELNRNLVTGNDFAKLHALWILGTKKKFKEGALLGALQDPSRDIRENALLVAEQELDAHPDILAAVLASLGDPDNRVRMQAALSISTLGIERLSELKQEVMVGVQNAITLPYDDWNIAAYTLATGPFAPELLSTLLVSPSIQIPEQFLSSLALNAGKDGNDAKSILQALNNSDVQMSVKQQIIRQFSFGLDEKSGSALEPYILALEQSGDPGLISELAQLRSKLHLNTSPEFLQLSQAALRKVNDKSMSESFRLQQLSLIELLPYEVKSDVLFQCLSNTEPLKLQENALRQLSKYNEQEIGKKIVDIWNELSPQTRRYASDLLLYVETHHDALLTGLENGQINIGEMNFDLERRRTLLWWTDNEETKRRAEKLFTDSGVSNRKEAIDQMKPALALNGSVLDGANVFENICANCHIFGKTGNEVGPALTEIGRKSKETNLHDILDPNAGVDTKYINHRLETNDGVVHLGIVSNETDENITIKKPGGESVTIYKSNIKEFRSLGTSLMMEGLENSMTHQEMADLLAFLQSGVE is encoded by the coding sequence ATGAAACAAAAGTTTCCTATTTCTATTCAGTATTTAATTTTAGCCTTTTGTTTTCTCTTTTCCTGTAAAGAGGATTTAGTGCTGGAGGAGTTTCAAATTGAACCTGGATTTTCCTTAGATAGAGTTGCTGCTGAACCATTAATTAAGGACCCAGTAGATTTGGAGTTTAATGAATTAGGAGATGCTCTGGTGCTAGAAATGCCGGGATATCCTTTTGAAGATCAGCAAAGTAGAATCTTGGTCTTAAAAGATAGGAACAAGGATGGAGTATATGATGATAGGATTGTTTTCATAGAAAACTTGCAGCTAGCCAACTCATTTATGCCCTATAAAAAAGGCGTTTTAGTGGCAGCTCCCCCCTATTTATTATTTGTCCGTGATGAAAATCAAGATTATATCCCTGAAAAAGTGGATACCTTGATGGGTGGATTTTCTACTGGAAATTTACAACACAATTACAATGCCCTGACTTTTGGGCTAGATAACTGGATTTATGCAGCCAATGGTGGAAATGATGGAAAGCCATTTTGGTGGGGTGAACCAGATAGTCAGTTGGATTTACGAGGTCAGGATTTCCGATTTAATCTGGAGACAAAAACCTTGGAACGCTTGGGTGAATCTTCTGGCGGATTCGGACTCGCAATGGATGATTTTGGGCGGGTATTTGAAACGCATAACCTGGAACATATCTCTCAGCTTGTTTTTCCAGACCGATATAAAAATGGTCATCAAATCTTGAAAAACCATACCCTTCATAATATTTCAAATCATGAAGAAAATGGCTTAGCTCGTATTTTTCCAATTGGAGAGCAAGAATCCCGTGTGAATCATCCTGAGCAATCTGGTTATTTTTCTGGAGCTTGTGGGATAACCTATTATGGAGGAGGCTCTCTAGGGGTTGAATACGAAAATACCATATGGGTCGCAGATGTGGTTTTAAATCTAATTCATGTAGATAAAATACAATCCAATGGTTCTGCTTTTATAGCTTCTAGAGCCTTGGAAAATCGTGATTTCCTTGCAAGTTCCGACCGTTCCTTTCGTCCTGTAAATATGAATTTAGGGCCAGATGGCAGCATGTATGTGGTTGATATGTATCGTAAAGTGATAGAACATCCTGAATGGATTCCAGATGAAATTGAAAAAACATTGGATCTGGAGGCTGGAAAAGATCAGGGTCGAATTTATAAAATCACAAAAAAAGACGTAAATATTCCTTTCGATTTGGATCAATTTAAGAGCCAAAAAGGATTAGTAAAGAGTTTAAATCATTCCAATCAATGGGTTAGAAAAACCGCACACCGACTTTTGATCGATCAAGTCCTCACAGATGAAACAATTAAGGAATTAAACAGGAACTTGGTAACTGGTAATGATTTCGCCAAACTTCATGCTTTATGGATTTTAGGTACAAAGAAAAAATTTAAAGAAGGAGCCTTGCTTGGAGCACTTCAGGATCCGTCTCGCGATATCCGAGAAAATGCTTTACTAGTTGCAGAACAAGAGTTAGATGCTCACCCAGATATCCTTGCAGCAGTCTTAGCTAGCCTAGGTGATCCTGATAACCGGGTTCGCATGCAAGCAGCGCTCTCTATTTCTACCTTGGGTATAGAAAGATTATCTGAGCTCAAACAGGAGGTTATGGTTGGAGTTCAAAATGCCATTACCCTACCTTATGACGACTGGAATATTGCAGCATATACTTTAGCTACCGGACCTTTCGCACCAGAATTACTTTCTACTCTTTTAGTAAGTCCCTCGATACAAATTCCTGAGCAGTTTCTTAGTTCCCTTGCTTTAAATGCTGGAAAAGATGGGAATGATGCCAAATCTATTCTTCAAGCTTTGAATAATTCGGATGTCCAAATGAGTGTCAAACAACAAATAATTAGACAGTTTTCCTTTGGTCTGGATGAGAAAAGTGGAAGCGCTCTTGAACCCTATATTTTGGCATTAGAACAATCTGGGGACCCAGGTTTGATTTCAGAATTAGCCCAATTGCGAAGTAAACTTCATTTGAACACTTCTCCTGAATTCTTACAATTAAGCCAAGCGGCATTGAGGAAAGTAAATGATAAATCCATGTCTGAAAGTTTTAGGCTCCAACAATTGTCTTTAATAGAACTACTTCCCTATGAAGTCAAATCAGATGTGCTATTTCAGTGTTTAAGTAATACAGAACCTCTCAAACTTCAAGAGAATGCATTAAGGCAATTATCTAAATACAATGAACAGGAAATCGGGAAAAAAATCGTAGATATTTGGAACGAGTTAAGCCCCCAAACCAGAAGGTATGCCAGCGACCTTCTGCTCTATGTTGAAACCCATCATGATGCTTTATTGACTGGATTGGAAAATGGACAAATTAATATAGGCGAAATGAATTTTGATTTAGAGCGGAGAAGAACATTGCTTTGGTGGACGGACAATGAAGAAACAAAGCGTAGGGCTGAAAAATTATTTACTGATTCTGGTGTTTCAAATCGGAAAGAGGCAATTGATCAAATGAAGCCTGCTTTGGCGCTAAATGGGTCTGTTTTAGATGGAGCGAACGTGTTTGAAAATATCTGTGCAAACTGCCATATCTTTGGAAAGACCGGAAATGAAGTAGGTCCTGCATTGACTGAAATAGGACGAAAAAGCAAAGAAACCAACCTGCATGATATACTTGATCCCAACGCAGGAGTGGATACCAAATATATCAACCATAGGCTTGAGACTAATGATGGAGTGGTTCATCTTGGAATAGTTTCTAATGAAACTGATGAGAATATCACTATCAAAAAGCCAGGGGGAGAAAGTGTTACTATTTACAAATCGAATATTAAAGAATTTCGTTCTTTAGGAACTTCTCTGATGATGGAAGGTCTTGAAAATAGCATGACCCACCAAGAAATGGCTGACTTGTTAGCGTTTTTACAAAGTGGGGTTGAATGA